The following proteins are encoded in a genomic region of Acidobacteriota bacterium:
- a CDS encoding DUF4091 domain-containing protein — MRTNPVSRVILSLALAASFFLFLPGQFENATFRLTQSTSAYELWTCPPADRAFKDSPVPAASGSEVRLYAAANEFEPFVVVVRPASSGDVTATAPSFGSGITAEIFQVRYVNVTTATDYLGRTGDYPDPLWPVESGGTVSLTAGQNTAFWFSVYVPSPTPPGDYTASVRIGGVAIPVRLHVFNFTLPETPSVESQMNFNHEIVLTRYGVPGYAAEYWFYVDRMKQFLVDHRLTPASVLWSGGLTTNGAAPYIDYDCNGAFTDNDGIWGFEDPAERYLSGTGLMNGTFTQPFNGGAGFPSFMAAGMRNNDASADQRPDTFCSLTRTASDWYAANNPTSAYNLKWFQYVAAMRNYLNTNGYLAKAYYYIANEPQDQADYDAVAWYSRYLKQAAPDLRLMVSEEAKPEIFDHANYVQDHQIDIWLAHLGLQFDPDVARERMKNHGEDSWIYFLNSTRLPRFNPVTLDHPGAEAKLAGWFLWKYRLRGIAYYAFNGWSTNPWTSPNPYGQNGELFLMYPPSTANANIAYGANNHRFVPSIRLELLRDGLEDFEYFRRLNGDALPQPDVRNAADPQVDKIVSMPVAYSRDSGFLYNLRRVIGLRVGGEAASIPEIAPVSAHPRSDGAPGNYYLNFQDPAGQPADNPLIVNGHTYLKIGNNLYDAGLGYGWTRSSDVPWSSFYTYWDEWVEPEPRKLLGSGIINDWGREDVFDFDLPNGTYRVTVRAGYRSGVRKHRILVEGTTFLDDETTNGSWITRTKTVTVKDKKLTVQMGMYNEISFINSLDIEAVDAAPLLWTRPGEASLWTVDAATGAFRSARGWTLGGTWTASGFTSNGDGTGNLLWTPSGGGQASLWTIDESTGGWLGDRGWVTGGTWRATAYLPLGDGTAALLWTPSGGGSASLWRVDAGTGAIQGALGWTVGGTWAAQGLSSNGDGTWNLLWTPAEGGSASLWRIDAVTGALRGDFGWYGAGDWKATAYAPNGDGTGSLLWTSESAGAASVWTIDGTTGAFLGDRGWSVGGGWTAQTYAPPSAPGVCGGKSSWAEWQENCNLLP, encoded by the coding sequence ATGAGAACCAACCCCGTGTCTCGCGTGATCCTCTCCCTGGCCCTGGCGGCCTCTTTTTTCCTGTTCCTCCCGGGCCAGTTCGAGAACGCCACCTTCCGGCTGACCCAGTCCACCTCGGCCTACGAACTCTGGACCTGCCCCCCCGCCGACCGGGCGTTCAAGGATTCCCCGGTCCCGGCGGCTTCAGGCTCGGAAGTGAGGCTCTACGCCGCCGCCAACGAGTTCGAGCCCTTCGTGGTGGTGGTCCGGCCCGCGAGCTCGGGGGACGTCACCGCCACGGCGCCGTCCTTCGGTTCCGGGATCACCGCGGAGATCTTCCAGGTCCGTTACGTGAACGTGACGACGGCCACCGATTACCTCGGGCGGACCGGGGATTACCCCGACCCGCTGTGGCCGGTTGAATCCGGGGGCACCGTGTCGTTGACGGCGGGTCAGAACACCGCCTTCTGGTTCAGCGTCTACGTCCCGAGCCCGACCCCGCCGGGTGACTACACCGCCTCCGTCCGGATCGGCGGCGTCGCGATCCCCGTCCGGCTGCACGTCTTCAACTTCACCCTCCCCGAGACGCCGAGCGTCGAGTCCCAGATGAACTTCAACCACGAGATCGTCCTGACGCGCTACGGCGTCCCGGGGTACGCCGCGGAGTACTGGTTCTACGTGGACAGGATGAAGCAATTCCTCGTCGACCACCGCCTCACGCCGGCCTCGGTGCTCTGGTCGGGCGGCCTGACCACCAACGGCGCCGCCCCTTACATCGACTACGACTGCAACGGCGCCTTCACGGACAACGACGGCATCTGGGGCTTCGAGGACCCCGCCGAGCGCTACCTTTCCGGGACGGGGCTGATGAACGGGACCTTCACCCAGCCCTTCAACGGCGGGGCGGGGTTCCCCTCTTTCATGGCGGCCGGGATGCGCAACAACGACGCCTCCGCGGACCAGCGCCCCGACACCTTCTGCAGCCTCACCCGCACCGCCTCGGACTGGTACGCGGCCAACAACCCCACCTCCGCCTACAACCTGAAGTGGTTCCAGTACGTGGCCGCCATGCGGAACTACCTCAACACGAACGGCTACCTCGCGAAGGCTTACTACTACATCGCCAACGAGCCCCAGGACCAGGCCGACTACGACGCCGTCGCCTGGTACTCCCGCTACCTCAAGCAGGCGGCCCCCGACCTGAGGCTCATGGTCTCCGAGGAAGCCAAGCCCGAGATCTTCGACCACGCCAATTACGTCCAGGACCACCAGATCGACATCTGGCTCGCCCACCTCGGCCTGCAGTTCGACCCCGACGTCGCCCGGGAACGGATGAAGAACCACGGCGAGGACAGCTGGATCTATTTCCTCAACAGCACCCGCCTGCCCCGTTTCAACCCCGTCACCCTGGACCATCCCGGCGCGGAGGCCAAACTGGCCGGCTGGTTCCTGTGGAAGTACCGGCTCCGGGGGATCGCCTACTACGCCTTCAACGGCTGGAGCACGAACCCGTGGACCTCGCCCAACCCCTACGGTCAGAACGGGGAGCTTTTCCTGATGTACCCGCCGTCCACCGCCAACGCCAACATCGCCTACGGGGCGAACAACCATCGCTTCGTCCCGTCCATCCGGCTCGAGCTGCTGAGGGACGGCCTCGAGGACTTCGAGTATTTCCGACGGCTCAACGGCGATGCCCTGCCGCAACCCGACGTCCGCAACGCCGCCGACCCGCAGGTTGACAAGATCGTCAGCATGCCCGTCGCCTACTCGCGGGACAGCGGCTTCCTCTACAACCTGCGGCGCGTCATCGGCCTCCGGGTCGGCGGCGAGGCCGCGTCCATCCCGGAGATCGCCCCGGTGTCCGCCCACCCCCGTTCCGACGGCGCCCCCGGGAACTACTACCTCAACTTCCAGGACCCCGCCGGGCAACCCGCCGACAACCCGCTCATCGTCAACGGCCACACCTATCTGAAGATCGGGAACAACCTCTACGACGCGGGCCTCGGGTACGGCTGGACCCGGTCGTCCGACGTCCCCTGGTCCAGCTTCTACACCTACTGGGACGAGTGGGTCGAGCCGGAACCGAGAAAACTCCTGGGGAGCGGCATCATCAACGACTGGGGCCGGGAGGACGTCTTCGACTTCGACCTGCCCAACGGGACCTACCGGGTCACCGTCCGCGCCGGCTACCGGAGCGGGGTGCGCAAGCACCGGATCCTGGTGGAGGGGACGACCTTCCTCGACGACGAGACCACCAACGGCAGCTGGATCACCCGGACGAAAACCGTGACGGTCAAGGACAAGAAACTCACGGTGCAGATGGGGATGTACAACGAGATCAGCTTCATCAATTCGCTGGACATCGAGGCTGTCGACGCGGCGCCGCTGCTGTGGACCCGCCCCGGGGAAGCCAGCCTCTGGACGGTGGACGCCGCCACGGGGGCCTTCCGGAGCGCCAGGGGCTGGACCCTGGGCGGGACGTGGACGGCCTCAGGCTTCACCTCCAACGGCGACGGCACGGGGAACCTCCTTTGGACGCCCTCGGGCGGTGGCCAGGCCAGCTTGTGGACGATCGACGAATCCACAGGGGGATGGCTCGGCGACCGGGGGTGGGTCACGGGCGGGACGTGGCGGGCGACCGCTTACCTTCCCCTCGGCGATGGGACCGCCGCCCTGCTCTGGACCCCTTCCGGCGGCGGCAGCGCCAGCCTGTGGCGGGTCGATGCCGGGACTGGCGCGATCCAGGGCGCCCTCGGGTGGACCGTGGGGGGCACCTGGGCCGCCCAGGGCCTCTCCTCCAATGGCGACGGCACCTGGAACCTCCTCTGGACCCCCGCCGAGGGCGGGAGCGCCAGCCTTTGGCGCATCGACGCCGTCACGGGGGCCCTCCGGGGCGACTTCGGGTGGTACGGCGCCGGGGACTGGAAGGCCACCGCCTACGCCCCCAACGGGGACGGGACGGGAAGCCTGCTCTGGACGTCCGAGAGCGCAGGGGCCGCCAGCGTGTGGACCATCGACGGCACCACCGGCGCCTTCCTGGGCGACCGGGGCTGGTCAGTCGGCGGCGGCTGGACGGCCCAGACCTACGCCCCACCCTCCGCCCCCGGCGTGTGCGGCGGGAAATCCTCTTGGGCAGAATGGCAGGAGAACTGCAATTTGTTGCCTTAA